TTTTAAAAATACAAAAATGGAATTATTAGATAAATTAAAGTGGAGATACGCGGCAAAAGCGATGAACGGTAAAAAAGTTCCTCAAGAAAAAATAGATAATATTATTGAGGCTGCACGCCTTGCTCCCACTTCTAGTGGCTTACAACCTTTTGAAATTTACGTAATTACAAATCAAGAAGTAAAAGAAAAAATTAGGCCTGTAGCTTGGAACCAATCGGTAATCACAGATTGTTCTCACCTTTTGGTCTTTGCGGCTTGGGATACATATACCGCTGATCGTATAAATTACATGTTCGATTTAACGAATGATATTAGAGGTTTTAAAAATGAAGGATGGGAAAGTTATCGTCAGATGTTATTAGGTTCTTATCCCCAAAAAGATGCAGAAGAAAACTTTAACCATGCCGCGAAACAGGCGTATATCGCTTTCTCAGAAGCAATAACTGCTGCGGCTTTTGAAAATGTAGACACTACTCCCCTTGAAGGTTTTGACCCTGCTGCTGTAGATGAAATTTTAGGATTAAGAGAAAAAGGCTTACGTAGTGCTGTTTTACTACCAATAGGCTATAGAGATGATACAAATGATTGGTTAGTTAATTTACCAAAAGTGCGAAAAAGCACCGAAGATTTAGTAACCGTAATTGATTAAAAGAAAACTATTATGAATAAGACGATACTATTAAAACAAAGACCTGTAGGCAAACCAACAGCATCCGAATTTGAATTTATACAAAGTGATGATCAGCTAACTATTAAGGAAGGTGAATTACTACTTGAAACGACTTATGTATCTGTAGACCCTTATTTAAGGGGACGCATGAGCGATGCAAAATCTTACATCCCTCCTTTTGAAGTAGGTAAACCTATCAGCTCTGGAGTTATAGCAAAAGTAATTGCATCTAAAAACAAGAATTTTAACGATGGAGACTACGTTTCTGGATCTTTAGAATGGAAGACACAACAAGTGTCAAACGGAGATGGTCTAACCAAAGTGAATAAAGACTTAGCTCCTTTAAGTGCCTATTTAGGTATTTTGGGAATGACAGGTTTAACTGCATTTCTTGGGCTACACGAAATAGGAAAACCTAAAGCGGGAGAAACGATTGTTGTTTCTGGAGCTGCAGGTGCGGTAGGTAGCGTAGTTGGCCAAATTGCTAAAATTTTAGGCTTACATGTTATCGGTATTGCAGGTTCTGATGAGAAAATAGAAATGCTTACTTCTGATTTTGGTTTTGATGCCGGAATCAATTACAATGAAACCAAAGACATGAGCGCTGCTATTAAGGCTGCTGCACCAAACGGCGTAGACATCTATTTTGATAATGTTGGAGGTCCTATTTCAGATGCTGTGCTATTTAATATTAACAGATTTGCTCGAATGATTATTTGTGGTGCCATCTCTGTATATAATAGTACTGAGGTACCTACGGGAGTAAGCGTACAACCATTTTTGGTAAAAAACAGTGCATTAATGCAAGGCTTTATTGTTTCTAATTATGCGGACAAATTTCCGGAAGCTATGAAACAATTATCAATATGGTTGTGTGAAGGAAAACTAAAATATACCGAAACTGTTGTAGAAGGTTTTGACAATATTCCTAGTGCCTTCCTTGACTTATTTGATGGAAAAAACAAAGGGAAAATGATTGTGAAGATTTAAGAAAATTAAAGAAAAAACTATGAATAATTTTGAATATAAAAATCCTACTAAAATAATTTTTGGAAAGGATACTATCGGAAAATTGACAAACGAAATTCCTGCTGATGCTAAAGTGCTTATGCTTTACGGTGGCGGAAGTATTAAAAAGAACGGTGTTTACGAGCAAGTAAAAACTGCCCTTGCTAAAACTGACCTTATTGAGTTTGGCGGTATTCCTGCAAATCCGGAGTATGCGGTCTTGATGGATGCCCTAAAAGTAATAAAAGAGGAGAAAATTACGTACTTATTAGCAGTAGGTGGTGGTTCTGTAATTGACGGGACTAAATTTTTAGCCGCAGCTGCTGAATATGAAGGAGCAGAACCATGGGAAATGCTAAAGAATAAAGAGCGCCCAACAAAAGGAATGCCTTTTGGAACTGTTCTTACCTTACCTGCTACAGGTTCTGAAATGAATTCTGGACTTGTGATTACGAGAGAGGAAACTAAAGAGAAATTAGCTATGGGCGGACCAGCACTATTCCCTACCTTCTCTATCTTAGATCCATTAGTTATTACCTCTATTCCTGAACGCCAATTGGTAAACGGAGTAACTGATGCTTTTACGCATGTGCTAGAACAATATATGACCTACCCTGCCGGTGGTTTATTACAAGATAGGTTTGCAGAAAGTATTTTACAGACTTTGATAGAAGTAGGCCCTAAAGTAATTAAGGATCCAACAGATTACGAAGCTGGTGCTAATTTTATGTGGAGTTGTACGATGGCTCTAAACGGACTTATTCAACAAGGAGTTCCTGGAGATTGGGCAATACATATGATGGGTCATGAATTAACGGCTTTATTTGGTATTGATCATGCTAGAACCTTAGCTGTAGTGGCACCAAGTCATTACAAATATAATTTTGAAGCTAAAAAAGAAAAATTAGCGCAGTATGCAGAACGTGTTTGGAATGTTACGGAAGGAAGTATTGATGATAAGGCCTATGCCGGAATTGAGAAAACAGAAGCTTTTTTCCACCAACTAGGAATCAAAACGAAATTATCTGAATACACGGATAAATTTGAAGGTACTGCAGAAGAAATTGCTAAACGTTTCACAGACCGTGGCTGGTTAGGATTAGGAGAACGCCAGGCGTTAACTCCACAAGACGCAGAGAAAATTGTGAAAATGGCGTATTAATCGCATTTAATGAATTACATAAAATCTGCAATACTAGTATTGAGTATTATAACAGGTGCTGCCTGTAAGAATGAAAAGAAACAAGCGTCTGAAGAAAGTTCAGAAGCGACAATAACAACTAAAAAAGAAGAAAAAATGAATGTATTATTTGTATTAACATCTCACGATAAATTAGGAGATACAGGAAAAAAAACAGGATTTTGGGTAGAAGAATTTGCTAACCCATATTATACCTTATTAGATAAAGGTGCAAAAATTACAATTGCTACGCCAAAAGGAGGAGCAGCACCAATAGACCCTAGTAGTGACTCACCAGACGCAGCTACCGCAGCTACAGATCGTTACAATAAAGACGCAGACGCTAAAGAAAGAATAGCGAACACCAAGAAATTATCGGATATGAATGCAGATGATTTTGATGCTGTTTTCTATCCTGGTGGACACGGACCTTTATGGGATTTAGCTAATGACGAAGCTTCTATCGCGCTTATTGAAACATTTAATAAACAAAAGAAACCTATCGCATTCGTATGTCACGCACCTGCAGCTTTAAAAAGTGTTAAAGATGTTGATGGAAGAACGCCGCTTGTAAAAGGTAAAAAAGTAACTGGTTTCACTAATTCTGAAGAATCAGCCGTACAATTAACGGATGTAGTTCCATTTTTAGTTGAAAATATGTTAATCGAAAACGGAGGTATTTATTCTAGCGTTGAAGATTGGGGAGCTTATGCTATTCAGGATGGTAACCTAATTACAGGTCAGAACCCTGCTTCTTCAGAGAAAGTAGCTGAAAAATTATTGGAAGCATTAAAGTAAGAGCTGCTATAATTTTATAAAAAAAACCTGCAGATTTTAAATCTGCAGGTTTTTTTATGTTTTAGTTTCTCTGTCTACTTACACTTTAACTTGTGTAGTTTTTACAGGGTAATCTAAATATCCTTCTTTGCCCGGCGTATAGAACGTATCACTATCCCAATCTGTTAATGGTACGCTATAAATAAAGCGATCTACTAAATCTGGATTAGAAATAAATGGTTTCCCGTAAGCTACTAAATCTGCATTACCTGCTTCAAGAACAGCATTACCCGTTTCATAAGTAAAACCAGAATTTATCATTAAAGTACCATCATATAGCGGTCTAAAATGTCTTGCTATTTCTGTAACTGCGAACGGAATTTCTGAAACATCTGTAAAAGGTTCTGATAAATGGATATACGCTAAATCATAATCATCATTCAACTTCTTAATAATATATTCAAAAGTAGGAATGGTTTCTTCATCCATAATAATACCAAACAACCCATCTAACGAAGGGTTAAATCTTGCTCCTACTTTTTCTTGAGGAATTACCGACTTAATAGCGTCTAATACTTCAAAGAAAAAACGTGCTCTATTCTCAATAGATCCTCCATACTCATCTGTTCTTACATTAGAAGTTCCGTTAAAAAATTGGTGAAACAAGTATCCGTTTGAAGAGTGAATTTCTACACCATCAAAACCAGCATCAATAGCGTTCTTAGCGGCATTTTTAAAATCTGAAATTGTAGTTTGTATATCTTCTTTGGTCATGGCCTTTGGCGTAACCGTATCTTTGAAACCCGTTGGCGTATACGATTGGGCATTAGGGTTAATAGCAGAAGGCGCTAACGGCAGTGCTCCCTCATGAAAATCAGGGTGAGAAATTCTCCCTACGTGCCATAATTGAATGTAAATTTTACCGTCCTTATCGTGTACTTTCTTAACTACCTTCTTCCATCCTTCAACTTGCGCTTCTGTAAAAATACCCGGAGTATTTACATATCCTACAGCATCTTGGGAAACCTGAGAACCTTCTGTAATTATTAATCCGGCAGATGCGCGTTGTGCATAGTACGCTCCTTGTAATTCTTCTGTGGCAACATTGCCCTCATTTGCAGCTCTTGAACGCGTCATTGGAGCCATAACAATTTTGTTTTTTAGAATTATATCTTTTAATTGATAAGCTTCAAATATTTTATCTTTCATCGTATTTTATTTTTTACTAAAATTACGAAATATGAGAAAAATTAGTAACGCATTTAGCATTTTCTTGTGACGCTAAACCTCTTTAATTGTATCTTTCTTGCTTCAAATGAAAAAACACCTTCACTTTAAAATTTACAAGCCTTTTGGCATGCTGAGTCAGTTTATCTCAAATGATGAAAAGGAAGCACGTAAAAAGCATTTCTTAGGAGAATTATATGATTTTCCTGAAGGAATTATGCCCGTTGGGCGCTTAGACGAAAAATCTGAAGGATTGTTATTACTGACCACCGACGGAAAATTAAGCGATACCATAAACCAATCTGGAATTGAAAAGGAGTATTACGCGCAATTGGATGGTGAAATACCCCATGAAGATATTCTGCAGCTAGAACGAGGAGTTCTTATCGGACTTTCAGGAAAAAAATACATCACCAAACCGTGTCGCGTAAAAGCACTTCTTGATCCTCCACTCTTAACCGATCCAGATAAAAAATTGCGGATAGGCACGCATCGTCCCAATTCATGGATAAGCATTACCATTACTGAGGGTAAATTTAGGCAAGTACGCAAAATGACAGCCGCGGTCGGCTTTCCAACCTTACGATTAATTCGTGTTAGGATTGGCACACAAATTTTAGAAGACCTACAACCTGGTACTGTTGCGCAAATAGATTCTCTTTAGTGAGTACTAGTCGGTAAGCTTAGAAATTGAAGTTAAATCTAGCGTCTTAAACACTACTTCGGTTCCTTCTGCTTGAATAGCAATTTGCCCACTTGTTTCATCAGCATTATAGCCATAGTTTACAAAATCACCATTCACCCATACTTTAATTTTATCTTCAAAACATTCTATCGTCATGGAGTTCCATTCTCCTAAAGCATGTTCTGAGCCTTCGGTTAAATTTTTAATCCTACGCGCTTTTCCTTCTACAACTCCCCATTCGTTTTTTGGTCCTCTACGAAGGATCATATCTTCCGTAGTGATATCCATTTGAATACACCAAAAATCTCCCGCATTTTCATGTTCCATCTGCACCTCCATAGATTTTGGAAACATGCCATATAAGGCTCTCGGCGTAGAAGCATGAACAAGAATTCCACAATTACCTGGTTCTTTGGTAAAACGATATTCTATGTTTAATCTATAGTTCTTATAAATTTTATCGGTAATTAAATGCCCTCTTGGTTCTCCTAAACTCACCAAGTTCCCTTCTCTTACAATAAAAGAACTTGGTGCATCCTTTAGGCTATCTTTTGCAGGTACATCTACATGCCAGCCTGATAAATCTTTGCCGTTAAATAAAGGTTGGGTAGGTTCTGTACATGAACTTAATACTAGTACAAGAAGTGAAATACTAAAAAAATTTGAAGCTAAAGACATTGATTTCTAATTTTTAAAACTAATTATTTAATATCCTCTGATGTATTTTTAAGTTTTCCTCTAAAATGTGAAAACATTACTAATTTCTTCTTCGTATTGATAAAAAATACGCCAGTTAATAGGACCCCTGCTGCCAGTATAGATTGACTCGTTATATTTTCATCTAAAACATACCACCCTAAAAGTAATGCAATAACTGGATTTACATAACTAGATGTTGCTACTTTCTCAGGAGAAACCGTCTTTAATAAATAATTAAAAGCCGAAAAAGCTACAATACTCCCTAAAATAATTAAAAGCCCCATGGATAGTTGAACAGGTCCACTCCAAGTGCTTGGCCACGACCAATTTTCACCTAAGACCAAACTTGTTATTCCTAAAGTAATACCTGCAGTAACCATTTGATATGCCGTATTTACCAAGTAACTTTGAGGAAGTGTCGCTTTTGAAACAAATAAGCTCCCTGTAGACCAACCCAATACACAAAAGAAGATAATGATCATTCCTAATAAGGACTCATCTTGTTGAACAATTTGTTTCTGACTTACTAATAAATAAATACCAATGACCCCTAAAATTACGCCTACAATAGACATAGGTTTAATTTTCTTTCCATCTACAACGCGCATTAGAATTAAAACAATAAGCGGCATTGCTGCAACCTCTAATGCTGCAAAACTGCTGTCTACATATTTTAAGCCCCATACGAATACACCATTCCCAAAGGTTAAGAATAGAAATCCTGCAATAAAACTATTTCTAAATTGTTTTAGTGTAATTTTTATAGAGATTCCAGAAACTTTACATATTCCGAAAATTAATAATCCTGCCGTGGTAAAGCGTATTCCTGCAAGCATATACGCAGGAAGTTCTGTAACGGCTATTTTATTTAGTAAATAGGTAGAACCCCATATTACATAAATAGCAAA
This genomic stretch from Cellulophaga algicola DSM 14237 harbors:
- a CDS encoding NAD(P)H-dependent oxidoreductase → MELLDKLKWRYAAKAMNGKKVPQEKIDNIIEAARLAPTSSGLQPFEIYVITNQEVKEKIRPVAWNQSVITDCSHLLVFAAWDTYTADRINYMFDLTNDIRGFKNEGWESYRQMLLGSYPQKDAEENFNHAAKQAYIAFSEAITAAAFENVDTTPLEGFDPAAVDEILGLREKGLRSAVLLPIGYRDDTNDWLVNLPKVRKSTEDLVTVID
- a CDS encoding NADP-dependent oxidoreductase, translated to MNKTILLKQRPVGKPTASEFEFIQSDDQLTIKEGELLLETTYVSVDPYLRGRMSDAKSYIPPFEVGKPISSGVIAKVIASKNKNFNDGDYVSGSLEWKTQQVSNGDGLTKVNKDLAPLSAYLGILGMTGLTAFLGLHEIGKPKAGETIVVSGAAGAVGSVVGQIAKILGLHVIGIAGSDEKIEMLTSDFGFDAGINYNETKDMSAAIKAAAPNGVDIYFDNVGGPISDAVLFNINRFARMIICGAISVYNSTEVPTGVSVQPFLVKNSALMQGFIVSNYADKFPEAMKQLSIWLCEGKLKYTETVVEGFDNIPSAFLDLFDGKNKGKMIVKI
- a CDS encoding iron-containing alcohol dehydrogenase, with product MNNFEYKNPTKIIFGKDTIGKLTNEIPADAKVLMLYGGGSIKKNGVYEQVKTALAKTDLIEFGGIPANPEYAVLMDALKVIKEEKITYLLAVGGGSVIDGTKFLAAAAEYEGAEPWEMLKNKERPTKGMPFGTVLTLPATGSEMNSGLVITREETKEKLAMGGPALFPTFSILDPLVITSIPERQLVNGVTDAFTHVLEQYMTYPAGGLLQDRFAESILQTLIEVGPKVIKDPTDYEAGANFMWSCTMALNGLIQQGVPGDWAIHMMGHELTALFGIDHARTLAVVAPSHYKYNFEAKKEKLAQYAERVWNVTEGSIDDKAYAGIEKTEAFFHQLGIKTKLSEYTDKFEGTAEEIAKRFTDRGWLGLGERQALTPQDAEKIVKMAY
- a CDS encoding type 1 glutamine amidotransferase domain-containing protein; translation: MNYIKSAILVLSIITGAACKNEKKQASEESSEATITTKKEEKMNVLFVLTSHDKLGDTGKKTGFWVEEFANPYYTLLDKGAKITIATPKGGAAPIDPSSDSPDAATAATDRYNKDADAKERIANTKKLSDMNADDFDAVFYPGGHGPLWDLANDEASIALIETFNKQKKPIAFVCHAPAALKSVKDVDGRTPLVKGKKVTGFTNSEESAVQLTDVVPFLVENMLIENGGIYSSVEDWGAYAIQDGNLITGQNPASSEKVAEKLLEALK
- a CDS encoding alkene reductase, with amino-acid sequence MKDKIFEAYQLKDIILKNKIVMAPMTRSRAANEGNVATEELQGAYYAQRASAGLIITEGSQVSQDAVGYVNTPGIFTEAQVEGWKKVVKKVHDKDGKIYIQLWHVGRISHPDFHEGALPLAPSAINPNAQSYTPTGFKDTVTPKAMTKEDIQTTISDFKNAAKNAIDAGFDGVEIHSSNGYLFHQFFNGTSNVRTDEYGGSIENRARFFFEVLDAIKSVIPQEKVGARFNPSLDGLFGIIMDEETIPTFEYIIKKLNDDYDLAYIHLSEPFTDVSEIPFAVTEIARHFRPLYDGTLMINSGFTYETGNAVLEAGNADLVAYGKPFISNPDLVDRFIYSVPLTDWDSDTFYTPGKEGYLDYPVKTTQVKV
- a CDS encoding pseudouridine synthase, with protein sequence MKKHLHFKIYKPFGMLSQFISNDEKEARKKHFLGELYDFPEGIMPVGRLDEKSEGLLLLTTDGKLSDTINQSGIEKEYYAQLDGEIPHEDILQLERGVLIGLSGKKYITKPCRVKALLDPPLLTDPDKKLRIGTHRPNSWISITITEGKFRQVRKMTAAVGFPTLRLIRVRIGTQILEDLQPGTVAQIDSL
- a CDS encoding 3-keto-disaccharide hydrolase, with product MSLASNFFSISLLVLVLSSCTEPTQPLFNGKDLSGWHVDVPAKDSLKDAPSSFIVREGNLVSLGEPRGHLITDKIYKNYRLNIEYRFTKEPGNCGILVHASTPRALYGMFPKSMEVQMEHENAGDFWCIQMDITTEDMILRRGPKNEWGVVEGKARRIKNLTEGSEHALGEWNSMTIECFEDKIKVWVNGDFVNYGYNADETSGQIAIQAEGTEVVFKTLDLTSISKLTD
- a CDS encoding EamA family transporter — encoded protein: MAKSSNTLLIILAFFAIYVIWGSTYLLNKIAVTELPAYMLAGIRFTTAGLLIFGICKVSGISIKITLKQFRNSFIAGFLFLTFGNGVFVWGLKYVDSSFAALEVAAMPLIVLILMRVVDGKKIKPMSIVGVILGVIGIYLLVSQKQIVQQDESLLGMIIIFFCVLGWSTGSLFVSKATLPQSYLVNTAYQMVTAGITLGITSLVLGENWSWPSTWSGPVQLSMGLLIILGSIVAFSAFNYLLKTVSPEKVATSSYVNPVIALLLGWYVLDENITSQSILAAGVLLTGVFFINTKKKLVMFSHFRGKLKNTSEDIK